From one Micromonospora siamensis genomic stretch:
- a CDS encoding helix-turn-helix domain-containing protein yields MTERKSVRPAEAATLLGVCRDTVYVLMRSGRLRSIKAGRARLIPLAAIDEFLSADEEFAA; encoded by the coding sequence GTGACGGAGAGGAAGAGCGTTCGACCGGCTGAGGCTGCAACGCTTCTCGGCGTCTGCCGGGACACTGTCTACGTCCTGATGCGCTCGGGCCGGCTCCGTTCGATCAAGGCCGGTCGCGCTCGCCTGATCCCGCTGGCGGCGATTGATGAGTTCCTGTCGGCTGATGAGGAGTTCGCGGCATGA
- a CDS encoding DUF3566 domain-containing protein: MTETQAKSGNKGTSANAVDEESANGGTSATGRAAVGRATVPGDAPAPKFTRAPGMAPPPDKPGEDSGSSEETEIAPAVEATSAANPPAAADRTPSATQPIKVGAGQAAAKSTTANGTQPRAGTTGTQARVSSAKAQQDAPRPGGGRPANGGGLPPGVGASAVGAARVGDAVRAARTSVTSAASRGPRRARLNLKRIDPWSVMKFAFAVSVVLFIVVVVATSVLYLALDAMGVFKSVNDSLTDLVNAGGGESTSGFRITAKGVILSSALIGLVNVVLFTALATLGAFVYNVCADLVGGIELTLAERD, translated from the coding sequence ATGACGGAGACACAGGCGAAGTCGGGGAACAAGGGGACCTCGGCCAACGCGGTCGACGAGGAGTCCGCCAACGGCGGCACATCGGCGACCGGTCGGGCGGCCGTCGGCCGTGCCACCGTCCCCGGCGACGCGCCTGCCCCGAAGTTCACCCGCGCCCCGGGCATGGCACCGCCCCCGGACAAGCCCGGGGAGGATTCGGGGTCCAGCGAGGAGACCGAGATCGCCCCGGCGGTCGAGGCGACCTCCGCCGCGAACCCGCCGGCCGCCGCCGACCGCACGCCCAGCGCCACCCAGCCGATCAAGGTCGGCGCCGGGCAGGCCGCCGCCAAGTCGACCACCGCCAACGGCACCCAGCCGAGGGCGGGGACGACCGGCACCCAGGCCCGGGTCTCGTCGGCGAAGGCGCAGCAGGACGCCCCCCGGCCCGGCGGCGGCCGCCCCGCCAACGGCGGGGGCCTCCCGCCGGGCGTGGGCGCCAGCGCCGTCGGGGCGGCCCGGGTGGGTGACGCGGTACGCGCCGCGCGTACCTCGGTCACCTCGGCCGCGTCCCGCGGGCCGCGCCGGGCCCGGCTGAACCTCAAGCGGATCGACCCGTGGTCGGTGATGAAGTTCGCCTTCGCCGTCTCCGTGGTGCTCTTCATCGTGGTGGTCGTGGCCACCTCGGTGCTCTACCTCGCGCTGGACGCGATGGGCGTGTTCAAGAGCGTCAACGACAGCCTGACCGACCTGGTCAACGCCGGCGGCGGGGAGAGCACCAGCGGGTTCCGGATCACCGCGAAGGGCGTCATCCTCAGCTCGGCCCTGATCGGCCTGGTCAACGTGGTGCTCTTCACCGCGCTGGCCACCCTCGGGGCGTTCGTCTACAACGTCTGCGCCGACCTGGTCGGCGGCATCGAGCTGACGCTCGCCGAGCGCGACTGA
- a CDS encoding tyrosine-type recombinase/integrase has protein sequence MTGRRRRAHGEGSVYEQRPGVWAAVVDLGWIDGKRKRKYVYAKSEAEAVRKRDELRRQLQLGVDLTAQPRTLEAWLNEWLRDVKAHDGTRPSTLTRYRLAVSKHLVPGLGRVKLDRLTPRDVQRFLTGLRGKLAPASIIKVHAVLRVALADAERMDLVPRNVAKAAKPPALGRTERRALTPEEAKTLLSALTGDRLESLFVLALATGLRRAELLGLRWSDVDLPGKALFVRQTLQRTDRGLEFVPPKTHRSSRPLPLSSLAVRALESQRVRQAKERLAAGELWSDLGLVFASTIGTAMEPRNVNRRFDQLRAAAGLDWLHLHDLRHAFATFLLDQGEELRTVMELLGHSTIRMTADTYGHVLPARARQAASAIDRVLGEEGTA, from the coding sequence ATGACCGGCCGGCGGCGTCGGGCTCACGGTGAGGGCTCGGTGTACGAGCAGCGGCCGGGCGTGTGGGCTGCTGTGGTCGACCTCGGCTGGATCGACGGGAAGCGGAAGCGAAAGTACGTCTACGCCAAGAGCGAGGCTGAGGCAGTCCGGAAGCGGGACGAGCTGCGGCGCCAACTCCAACTCGGCGTCGACCTCACCGCGCAGCCTCGGACGCTGGAAGCCTGGTTGAACGAGTGGCTGCGGGACGTGAAGGCGCACGATGGCACCCGGCCGTCAACGCTGACGCGTTACCGCCTGGCCGTGAGCAAGCACCTGGTGCCCGGCCTCGGGCGGGTGAAGCTCGACCGGCTGACTCCTCGGGACGTGCAGCGGTTCCTCACCGGTCTGCGGGGCAAGCTCGCGCCGGCCAGCATCATCAAGGTGCACGCCGTGCTGCGGGTCGCCCTGGCCGACGCTGAGCGGATGGACCTGGTGCCGCGCAACGTCGCCAAGGCCGCCAAGCCGCCGGCCCTCGGCCGAACCGAGCGACGTGCCCTGACGCCCGAGGAAGCCAAGACGCTGCTGTCGGCGCTGACCGGGGACCGGCTGGAATCGCTGTTCGTGCTGGCGCTGGCAACCGGGCTGCGGCGGGCTGAGCTGTTGGGCCTGCGATGGTCGGATGTCGACCTGCCGGGGAAGGCGCTGTTCGTTCGGCAGACGCTCCAGCGAACAGATCGCGGACTGGAGTTCGTGCCACCGAAGACGCACCGGTCGAGCCGTCCGCTGCCGCTGTCGTCCCTGGCGGTGCGGGCGTTGGAGTCGCAACGGGTGCGCCAGGCCAAGGAACGGCTCGCGGCCGGGGAGCTGTGGTCGGATCTGGGCCTGGTCTTTGCCAGCACCATCGGCACCGCGATGGAGCCGCGGAACGTCAACCGGCGCTTCGACCAGCTCCGCGCGGCGGCCGGCCTGGACTGGCTGCACCTGCACGACCTGCGGCACGCCTTCGCCACGTTCCTGCTCGACCAGGGCGAGGAGCTGCGGACGGTGATGGAGCTGCTCGGGCACTCCACAATCCGGATGACCGCCGACACCTACGGGCACGTCCTGCCGGCACGGGCTCGTCAGGCTGCCTCGGCCATCGATCGGGTGCTGGGCGAGGAGGGGACGGCGTGA
- the gyrA gene encoding intein-containing DNA gyrase subunit A, protein MTDLPESTPNEPETPETPAAVVAQHDRIEPVGLEVEMQRSYLDYAMSVIVGRALPDVRDGLKPVHRKILYAMFDSGYRPDRGYVKCSRVVGDVMGQFHPHGDSAIYDALVRMAQPWSLRYPLVDGNGNFGSPGNDPAAAMRYCITADVRIRTAEGSVRVGDVVPGAAPSSETDVELKVRDRNGDLVRASKFFHSGEHPTLRLRTREGYELTGTHNHPVLCLVDVAGVPTLLWKLLAEISPGDRVVLQRTVPDEIGYPMLEHVEAAVLAGALVSEGWISDQWVEFANADQEFFTRVVAAFDLAVGGKRWFGEENLPSGKTLYRVRASIRQLASTALGELVGARSAAKFVPEFVWRGPAAVKRAFLQALFEGDGSSSLLPRHTIQVSYSTRSERLAREVQQLLLEFGVVSKQCRYDDGETKVVVTNRRDARIFAAHVGFLGRKQAKLESELAEVPATSRALAGDFVPFVGDFLREHGATRWTERDWLRRHNVDRIERWERDRDEIAARITEPGILDVVEPLVDGRFYYAEVTEITDAGVQPVYSIRVDTDDHSFVSDGFVSHNTECKLDPLAMEMLRDIDEDTVDLQDNYDGRAKEPTILPSRIPNLLINGSEGIAVGMATKIPPHNLREIGAAVQWCLENPEVDEATTLEALLEIVKGPDFPTHGLIVGQQAIQDAYRTGRGSIRMRAVVEVEEDKRGRPALVVSELPYQVNPDNLAERIAELIKEGKLAGIADIRDESSGRTGMRIVLVLKRDAVAKVVLNNLYKHTQLQETFGANMLALVDGVPRTLNLAQFIRYYVEHQIEVIRRRTAFRLRKAEERAHILRGLSKALDALDEVIALIRRSPTVEDARQGLIRLLEIDEIQATAILDMQLRRLAALERQRILDDLAKLELEIADLKDILAKPERQRQIVSEELGEIVAKWGDERRTKIVPFDGEVSMEDLIAREDVVVTITRTGYAKRTKVDLYRSQRRGGKGVSGATLRQDDIVSHFFVCSTHDWILFFTNKGRVYRAKAYELPEASRVAKGQHVANLLAFQPDEQIAQIIEIPNYQVAPYLVLATKNGLVKKTRLEEFDSNRSGGVIAINLRDEDELVGAVLVGPEEDLLLVSKNAQAIRFNATDEALRPMGRATSGVIGMRFSEEDELLAVEVVREGLDVLVATNGGYAKRTPIEEYPVQGRGGKGVLTAKITERRGGLVGAVVIDPDDELFAITSNGGVIRTPVKPVRRTRDRNTMGVKLMDLPDGVTIVAIARNADEPDEQD, encoded by the coding sequence GTGACGGATCTTCCCGAGTCCACCCCGAACGAGCCGGAGACCCCGGAGACACCGGCCGCGGTCGTCGCGCAGCACGACCGGATCGAGCCGGTCGGCCTCGAGGTCGAGATGCAGCGCTCCTACCTCGACTACGCGATGAGCGTCATCGTCGGGCGGGCGCTGCCGGACGTCCGGGACGGGCTCAAGCCGGTCCACCGCAAGATCCTGTACGCCATGTTCGACTCGGGCTACCGGCCGGACCGCGGCTACGTGAAGTGCTCCCGCGTCGTCGGTGACGTGATGGGTCAGTTCCACCCGCACGGCGACTCGGCGATCTACGACGCGCTGGTCCGGATGGCGCAGCCGTGGTCGCTGCGGTACCCGCTGGTGGACGGCAACGGCAACTTCGGTTCGCCCGGGAATGACCCGGCTGCGGCAATGAGATACTGTATTACGGCAGATGTCCGGATTCGTACCGCTGAGGGCAGCGTACGGGTCGGCGACGTCGTGCCGGGTGCCGCGCCGAGCAGCGAGACGGACGTCGAGCTCAAGGTCCGCGACCGCAACGGCGACCTGGTCCGCGCCTCCAAGTTCTTCCACTCCGGCGAGCACCCGACGCTGCGGCTGCGCACCCGCGAGGGGTACGAGCTGACCGGCACGCACAACCACCCGGTGCTCTGCCTGGTGGACGTGGCCGGCGTGCCGACCCTGTTGTGGAAGCTGCTCGCCGAGATCTCCCCGGGCGACCGGGTGGTCCTCCAGCGCACGGTGCCGGACGAGATCGGCTACCCGATGCTGGAGCACGTCGAGGCGGCCGTCCTGGCCGGGGCGCTCGTCAGCGAGGGCTGGATCTCGGACCAGTGGGTCGAGTTCGCCAACGCCGACCAGGAATTCTTCACACGGGTTGTCGCAGCCTTCGACCTTGCCGTCGGGGGCAAGCGCTGGTTCGGTGAAGAGAATCTTCCCTCCGGCAAGACCCTGTATCGCGTTCGCGCCAGTATTCGGCAGCTCGCATCTACCGCCCTGGGTGAGCTGGTCGGGGCGCGCAGCGCCGCCAAGTTCGTACCCGAGTTCGTCTGGCGTGGTCCGGCGGCCGTCAAGCGGGCCTTCCTCCAGGCGCTCTTCGAGGGTGACGGCTCGTCCTCGCTGCTGCCGCGCCACACCATCCAGGTCTCGTACTCGACCCGCAGCGAGCGGCTGGCCCGCGAGGTCCAGCAGTTGCTGCTGGAGTTCGGTGTCGTCAGCAAGCAGTGCCGGTACGACGACGGCGAGACCAAGGTCGTGGTGACCAACCGACGTGATGCCCGGATCTTCGCCGCCCACGTCGGCTTCCTCGGTCGCAAGCAGGCCAAGCTGGAGTCGGAGCTGGCCGAGGTGCCGGCGACCAGCCGGGCACTGGCCGGCGACTTCGTGCCGTTCGTCGGTGACTTCCTTCGTGAGCACGGCGCGACGCGGTGGACCGAGCGGGACTGGCTGCGTCGGCACAACGTCGACCGGATCGAGCGCTGGGAGCGGGACCGCGACGAGATCGCGGCCCGGATCACCGAGCCGGGGATCCTCGACGTCGTTGAGCCCCTGGTCGACGGCCGCTTCTACTACGCCGAGGTGACCGAGATCACCGACGCCGGCGTGCAGCCGGTCTACAGCATCCGGGTGGACACCGACGACCACTCGTTCGTCTCCGACGGGTTCGTCAGCCACAACACCGAGTGCAAGCTCGACCCGCTGGCGATGGAGATGTTGCGGGACATCGACGAGGACACCGTCGACCTGCAGGACAACTACGACGGCCGGGCCAAGGAGCCCACCATCCTGCCGTCCCGGATCCCGAACCTGCTGATCAACGGCTCCGAGGGCATCGCGGTCGGGATGGCCACCAAGATCCCGCCGCACAACCTGCGCGAGATCGGCGCGGCGGTGCAGTGGTGCCTGGAGAACCCGGAGGTCGACGAGGCCACCACGCTCGAGGCGCTGCTGGAGATCGTCAAGGGCCCGGACTTCCCCACCCATGGCCTGATCGTCGGGCAGCAGGCCATCCAGGACGCGTACCGCACGGGGCGGGGCTCGATCCGGATGCGCGCCGTGGTCGAGGTCGAGGAGGACAAGCGGGGCCGGCCGGCGCTGGTGGTCAGCGAGCTGCCGTACCAGGTCAACCCGGACAACCTCGCCGAGCGGATCGCCGAGCTGATCAAGGAGGGCAAGCTCGCCGGCATCGCCGACATCCGGGACGAGTCGTCCGGGCGTACCGGCATGCGGATCGTGCTCGTCCTGAAGCGGGACGCGGTCGCCAAGGTGGTGCTCAACAACCTCTACAAGCACACCCAGCTCCAGGAGACCTTCGGCGCCAACATGCTGGCGCTGGTCGACGGGGTGCCGCGGACGCTCAACCTGGCCCAGTTCATCCGCTACTACGTCGAGCACCAGATCGAGGTGATCCGGCGGCGGACGGCGTTCCGGCTGCGCAAGGCCGAGGAGCGGGCGCACATCCTGCGCGGTCTGTCCAAGGCGCTGGACGCCCTCGACGAGGTGATCGCCCTGATCCGGCGCTCGCCCACCGTCGAGGACGCCCGGCAGGGCCTGATCCGGCTGCTGGAGATCGACGAGATCCAGGCGACCGCGATCCTGGACATGCAGCTGCGCCGGCTGGCGGCCCTGGAGCGGCAGCGCATCCTGGACGACCTGGCCAAGCTGGAGCTGGAGATCGCCGACCTCAAGGACATCCTGGCCAAGCCGGAGCGGCAGCGGCAGATCGTCTCGGAGGAGCTCGGCGAGATCGTCGCGAAGTGGGGCGACGAGCGGCGTACGAAGATCGTGCCGTTCGACGGCGAGGTCTCCATGGAAGACCTGATCGCCCGCGAGGACGTGGTCGTCACGATCACCCGCACCGGGTACGCCAAGCGGACCAAGGTGGATCTCTACCGCTCGCAGCGGCGCGGCGGCAAGGGCGTCAGCGGGGCGACGCTGCGGCAGGACGACATCGTCAGCCACTTCTTCGTATGCTCCACCCACGACTGGATCCTGTTCTTCACGAACAAGGGCCGGGTGTACCGGGCCAAGGCGTACGAGCTTCCCGAAGCCAGTAGGGTGGCCAAGGGCCAGCACGTGGCCAACCTGCTCGCCTTCCAACCGGACGAGCAGATCGCTCAGATCATCGAAATCCCGAACTACCAGGTGGCGCCCTACCTGGTACTCGCCACGAAGAACGGCCTGGTGAAGAAGACGCGGCTCGAGGAGTTCGACTCCAACCGTTCCGGCGGCGTCATCGCGATCAACCTGCGCGATGAGGACGAGCTGGTCGGTGCCGTCCTCGTGGGCCCGGAGGAGGATCTGCTGCTGGTCTCCAAGAACGCGCAGGCGATCCGCTTCAACGCCACCGACGAGGCGCTGCGGCCGATGGGCCGGGCCACGTCGGGTGTGATCGGCATGCGGTTCAGCGAGGAGGACGAGCTGCTCGCGGTCGAGGTCGTGCGCGAGGGCCTGGACGTCCTGGTCGCGACGAACGGCGGGTACGCGAAACGTACCCCGATCGAGGAATACCCGGTCCAGGGCCGGGGAGGTAAGGGCGTGCTGACTGCGAAGATCACCGAGCGGCGGGGTGGTCTGGTCGGTGCTGTGGTGATCGACCCGGACGACGAGCTCTTCGCGATCACCAGCAACGGTGGTGTCATCCGGACTCCGGTGAAGCCTGTACGCCGTACGCGTGACCGGAACACAATGGGGGTCAAGCTGATGGACCTCCCGGACGGCGTGACTATCGTGGCGATTGCTCGCAATGCCGACGAGCCTGACGAACAGGACTAG
- a CDS encoding DLW-39 family protein — protein sequence MFKKLLFLVGIVGVAAVVARKVKASNDERALWHEATTAPDLR from the coding sequence ATGTTCAAGAAGCTTCTGTTCCTGGTCGGCATCGTCGGCGTGGCTGCGGTGGTGGCTCGGAAGGTCAAGGCTTCCAACGACGAGCGCGCCCTCTGGCACGAGGCGACCACCGCGCCCGACCTGCGCTGA